The genomic DNA attattaaaatttttaccagATGTCTATATTTATACAGATCATTGTAAAGGTGCATCAAGTGGAAAATCAccaggtatatatataaaattttttctaatttatattttttaaattaaatattttaaatgcttataaatataataggttTTGGAGTGAGTTTATCAGCTGAAACAACTTCTGAAGTTGTTTTTGGCGGAGAAGCATTTTCACCTCTAATGTCAACAGGTTCTTTACCATGTGTACCAGAAGATATTGGTAAAGAAGCAgctatgaaattaattgatgaaatttataggtaaagaaaatgtaactatgtttttacattaaaaaatatataaattaattaattaattaattaaaactattatataaatttatatgattgtgTAGAAATGGTTGTGTAGATTCACCTTTTCAAGCTATGACTGCAATGTTTATGGCATTAGGTAAAAAAGATGTTTCTAAAATCGTAACAGGTCCTTTAACACCATCAATGTAagtagttattttataaacgaatttattttaaaaagaaaaaaacattataacattaatattaaagctaatacataatattattctcacaggatacaatttttaagagaTTTAAAAGACTTTTTTGgagtcatttttaaaattgaaccaTTTAAAGAAGACGATGAAATATTAGAACAAGTTGTTTTAACTTGCATAGGTGTAGGATACACTAATATAAGTAAACGtactttgtaaaatattattgtatttattttttttattatttatcaattttataattgaaatttataaatcatatatatatatatatatatattaattatatatatatatatatataaatatattatatatatcatatatattaattttacattaaattatatagttaatttttttatttatacaaaatttaaaatattttataacacaaATGTTTGTAACTGAATTGGTTTAGAAGGCCAATCATGAAAAAATTCCGATTTTAATGTACTCCATaaactttgataatttttagaccattttttacaatctaaataagtaatttttttaggaTGTCTTATATTACAATCAGAATGTTGATATTTATCACAAGTTcgtaaaaaagtttcaaaaagtGCACGTCTGCTTACGAGTAAATTGctaccctttttttttttcgtagctCCTTGTTTTCTACCTTCAACTGCTATTTCAGTAtcgctaaaaataaaaaattattaaaattattttaatattatacaacgttaatttaaaaagtaaaaaagagaTAAGTAAGAtgctaatatatttatgagacacttatattatatttagtttatagagaatctttctataaattaaaataaaatacaaaagttaatgtataaaatgtcaataatgaggcttaaattattttttttttgttatttatttatatattatttattttataaataatttaagtttgaattagataaagtattttattatattagaaaatttaaattgtttataatttaatagtaaatctcaactgatatttttatatatcaattaaaaaaatatttttgtatttattttgctctctagaatatatttttcaacaaaagtgttataaatatatcaacatcttatataaatactaaaaaattacCGATTTCTTACAGCACACCATATTATACTAGATGGACATGGATTTTTTCTTTCGGAATTCTTTTgctgtttaaaaaatagtttactttgtataatttttaatttgtatatttctgaattaaaTCGTTTATACAATCCACGTTCCATTGCTtccaaagaaaaaggagaattaCCTCCCACTATAAtagtttccaattttattggaggtatcaatattgataaaaatgatccTTGTATTCCAAGTAAATTCCatctaaaatcaatatataaaaaaaattatcatatttttatatgatatttttatgatttccaaaattatcatatactatacattcaaaataaattataatttatataattttatttactttgctATTTTGTCTGAACAAGACAAACTAAGAGTAGGATTTCCTCGTCCCGGTTTAGTTCGTAATGGTCCAACTACATGGTAATTTATTCCAGGTAGATAAGgatcttgatatttttcagatttaacaCATTTTGCACCTGTTctgtatatatctttaattacttgtttttttttttcattgacattaggttttatttctatttcgatattatgattatatttcttaatttttattggaggtgcattatcttcttcttttaaaaatatagaacaatCTCCGCAAGGAGTTTGACttgtaaagaaatgaaatgatatgCCATCATttatcttaatcttttttttatcgtctaTTATAAagacattatttttaacaccattgagtaaaaaatcaatttgttcatataaatatcttaagaaGGCACGTCTAACAAGAATTTCTGCATGTGAGTCACTTAATCTACATCCttcttcatataattttgtattcattaaatctatttttcctaAGCATTTTGTTCCTGTAGCAAGAGCTACTAGGGAAAGTGTACCATCCTTTTTTGATAATACTATACCTGATAATACAGTCCATTCTTTTTGTGATGGTTTACCATTCTTATCaagtttattgtatttttctaaaCAAAGTTGTGCAACCTTATCTGCAAAatcttccatattttttattttatttactttttaattgatttaacacACATTAGAAGGATCCCAAGCATATTTGATTTGaggtaaagaaaataaaatattcatactctcttcatcaattaaaaaatctaattgaatattatcttttatatgttCTTTATTTACAGCTTTAGGAATAAcacctataatataatattatattacattatattatattatattaaataatatatattagaaataaaaaaaaagattttattaaaaaaagaattatttaccaATTCCTTGTTGTAAAGcccaatttaataataatcgcgcTGATGATACATTAAGTTGAGAAGCTATTTTTAACACGATTGGATttcttaaaagattaatattaccaCTAGTCCCTAAAGAAGAATATGCTTGTATATGAATTCCTTTTtcattgcaatattttattaattcttcttgaCGATAATGTGGATGCAATTCAacctatgataaaaattttagtaaatatgaaaataataatgaataataaaataatgaatgtaGATTAATTGTAAATGCAATTAACTTACTTGATTAACTGCTGGTAATATATCTttacaattttgtaataattcttgtagatgtttaattgtaaaattagacACACCTATAGATCTTATAAAACCTTGTTTTTTCAAATCCACCAACTTATTCCAAGTCTTTGCTCTTAAACTTGGATTATTTGTTGAAGTTTCCGGTATACGAGTTGCTCCTGGCCAATGAATCAAATACAAGTCAATGTACGTAGTATTAAATGCTTTCAGAGATTTCTGCACACATTGTTCTATTCCTTTTGGATCTCCATTTACACTTGGtgctattatttaaatgaatatatttacaattatattaatcatatttatcaaatatatttttgtcaataCTTACGAAGCTtagttgtaataaaaatatcacttctttgaagattatattttggtaataaattttttaaagcataGCCAATATCTTCTTCATTTCGATATCCTACAGctgtatctataatataacatataaaaaaatgatagactTCTGTtatgtaacaaaaattaatatgtattctcttagaaataaatatatatattaataattcatttatacatattcacTATATACGTACCAATAGAACGAAAACCAACATTTAAACTTTCATCCACTACTTGATATACTAATTCTCTTCcttgaattttatatgttccaactaaaataaaaatttaaaatttaatattttattatgataaattatattttttgaaaagtatttttatcattattttaatattttttttttatatattattacatcattatattaatatgcatAGCATAacttaaagattaatttaaaataatatgtatatattacaaatttattatattttaataaactcaCATCCAATTAAAGGCATATCATAACCACTTGAAAGACAAACATTTCTCACAATGTTGGtcataatcttattataatattattattaatttattttgttattgtcTTGTATCCGTatattatctatctatatattattctatatattgtattctatatatgtatttattatatacatatatatattataaataatttcgttatttttttacaatgtcatttttcataaaaaatattaattaaaagtaaattatgattaaactttattttaggatatatcaaaaattgttgattctttttgtattttttaataatttttaattaattattttatccaaaaaataattttaagtttattattaatttaaaaattattattcatatataaaattaatgcttTTAATCACATCTGACTAccatattaatttgtatttatttatacaccaatttattcaatgaacggaattattatttgtatgtgATGACATATAGATGAGATatccattaaataatatctttctgAATTGATAGGATAGATTTTTTCCCAGTCGCTAATATTcccaacaataattattattttgatattatttttatttgatatgaaattatttttattccaatattgaatcatttatatcaaatgaACAATTGTTgcaactgtatatatatatatatatatatatattatgtatatatgtacacgttattatatataaatatatatatatatcatatggaCAAATCATAAAACAAAACACGCATATTATATCTGTACAATCGAATGCGATTTACTATGCTTAAATCACTTTTATGCGAATAGCGATTCCGCTTATTATacgaattgtataaattatgaacaaaTCAATATagtatcttaataatttattaatttaatttaataatcttaattttattatattatatttttatatattattattaatcttagtAACTTAACAAatacgtttaaaattattaactttatatagGAATAACTTTTCAACAactagttttttaaaatttttgaatataactatttcattaaaaactatataatataaatataaagatataaaaaaggatacaaaaaaattttaaccaaaTCTTATCccaaaataaagttttactaaaattatttctattataatatttaattaattttattttataattaaatatataattaaatatataattggatttatataatttatataaaattttattaattatatatagtagtaTATAAAGTTAGCACATACTTAATACAAAGTTAATACTGATAATACTTAGTACTGCGatctatattacattatacgtACTTACGTATATTTTGTTCATGACAATCTGATTTTGACAGTTAatgtttaagttttttttcacattttgatatttataaaattttataaatcatataattataaatgtatataaatcaaataaaaataaaataaaatatatagaatggcTGAAGAAAATGAATCTTCGACGCGACAAAAATCGGAAAATAGTGAAGAGGTTACAAAAGAAATAGAGGCTGATATTAGCcgttattttgaaaatgcaTCTCGCACAATTTTTGACGAGATTGTGTCACCTAAAAGTGAAGACTTTTTCAATATACGAAGAAGTTCTGAAAATAGAATTCCAGATTTTGAATTACTCACAGATCAGtcaaacgaatttttaaaaagcaatTCATTGCTCGATAACGAACGACTCGATCACAGCGGTACAAATGATGTACACAGAGATGTATGGATACCTTCTGAacaaacgagaaaaattttacgaagtATTGCCACATCAACTGCTGGGACTAATTCTCTTGACAGAGAGAATTTAACAATGCCAGGTCTTGCAGTACAAGGAGATAtgccaaatttaataaaaagtactGCTGTACGATTTCTAGgtgaagatgaaaatatacaaaggCATGTACTTACTGCTTCTGATGTAACTCAAGATGAACGTGGTTTAAGGACATTAATACAAGCCGGTTGTTATAAAGCGGCAATAAATTTATCAGGAAGATTATTAGCAGTGTATGCTCAAGGATTTGGCAAAATAAATCAACCTAGTAAACATTCTCCGCATTCTTTACAACTATGGTATACAAGGCTAGCTCTTTTGACTAAACTTAagcaaattgatattttagaaaatgaatcAAAACCATTTGGTAATTTAGATAAACCAGACatgtattttacattttatcctGAACTTTATGGTACTAGACCAGGTTCTAtggcttctttttcttttagattacTTTTAGCTGAAATTCCAATGTATTGTGGTAAAGCAAAACAAGCATtggataatctttttaaacttCTGTCAATAGTGAATCAAATTATAACTAATTTTAATGCTGGATTTAACGGAGATGGATcccatattaaaattaattgcgcAGAACAAGAAGATGCTATAAGATTATGGAAAGCCAGAAGATCCAGAATTCTTATATCTATTACTAACTGTGCAGTTaacatgaaaaattatgtattaggtataaatattttagaaaaactttGTGAATCTGCAGATTGGACATCTGAACAAATGGATGCATTGAAAGCTAGTATAGGTAGATTACATCTATTTTTGGGAGATGTTGCAGCAgcggaaaaatttctaattaatttacacaAAAAAGATAATAGCCTAACCGTTCGAGAATTAACAGATAGAGGATTATTAGCAGTAGCTCATAATTCTTTCCAAGAAGCATATAAGTGTTTTCAAGCAGCAGAAGCATTGGATCCATCAAATAtcgcattaattaataatatggcTGTTTGCCTTTTATATACAGGCCAATTAAAAGCTGCAGTTCATTTATATGAAAGCATGATAACAAGAAATCCTGTAAAAAGTTTACAAGAAcctatattgttaaatatatgtacatcatATGAATTACATACTATTCATTGTAAACAACCAAAGTTACATTTGCTAAATCAATTAAACAGATATAAAGGAGATTCTGTAGATATACAATGCCTGAAACttcctttaaattaaaactattttgtttatctataatatataatcaggctggaagtaaaattttcaattttttatttaattatgaaaatgtataaattttaataataaaataaaaattgatttcaattgtattcttctaaaaatttaattaaaattaagttaatttttatttttttattatcatttcttattttcttttattcaacgaattaatctataaaatttatcaaattgaattctctatgatttaattttcaattatggatgaaaaatttattattctattgatatttgtgaataaaagatgtaaaaatatcattctatattctattatctactatattttgaaataaatatattcaaaatatttgtgaataaatatataataatataaaatgatatatattttaaaattacactcgttcatattcatattaaacgaaattcatattcaatttaaattatatacgaaataaataataaaatataaaatataataatgcattgcatcaaatttgattttataagaaaaagataatattatagaagataaaattgaaatattgctttttatttatttatttattttctaaacctAGTGACAACCTAATTTTTTGCACGTTAAGGTATTTGCATATAAGGAATATGGAACAAAAAATGTAACATCGACTTCAAAGTAAAATAGCCTTTATTACATCGTGAAACGAGGACAATTTAATGAACGTTCAACAATTGCTagaattctctctcttcctttcgtcCTTTCAAGCGCGCGCGTATCACACACGCTCACACACATGcaccacacacacatatacacatattctTTCACTATTCTATCATTCTTCTTTCATGCGCATCATTCgatcatttacattttatctcatatcttttttctttttttcgtttctttaccTTTATTTGTTTTCACACTGACATAATTAACATGCTCGTAATGTTTTTCGAGAATAATGCATTACAGGACGCATACTTTGTCATGTCAAACAACCTCGTTCGATTTATGTATACGCATAATTAATCCTCATATCCTGTCCCTTTCGtttcttcattcatttttcttcatagTTTAAGGATTCTTGATGAttctaacattattttatcttgttattctctgtttctttctttcatgttgtttatcatttttctctattagataataaatcaatagcaTACACCATTCAGATCGATTCCAAAACTGCACTCTCTCTCCCTGCAGAAAAAAGGCACGAACTGGCGGAAAAGTCGGCCTAactgtataatattttcattttatttattatggatGGAACTTCGTcacaatacattatttttaatttcatttcttttctctgcTGCTTCTTTCCGCAGTGTGTAACAGATTCGGCTCCGTTTTTATTTCAGCCGAATTTATCGATTCGTGCTTTGAAAGTTCGCCGCGTAGTGCGCGCAGTGTTCGATCCTTTTGACGATTCATTTCTCTTCATCCTtcaatacatattttcaactctttttttcttttttttttttttaaactttttttctattttaaatgcCCATTATCAACGATCAAACTTTTAAAAGAAGATCgctttatttagaataatatatttttttaacattaattagcGATTTAATTACAAGAATATACTCCTTCTCCAAAAAGTGACTATCAtgtgaaaattgatttatgaaaattaaataattatttaattaatttttattaaatgtatttgttgcttttatcgatatattgtaacattaactattattgtgaaaataaataattcgaaattaaaataattataatttttttcaataaaatttcattgtaatttaaaattcaaatatcatataaattcacAATTATGTTTTACAATTGTTTTGCAACCGCTCGCTTCAATAATACGAGATCATTTCACCCGGAGAAGGCACTGCATCCACTACGCAGCTGGAACCtcgggttttttttttttttactattttttcccCACCATTCTCTCTAGTATCTACCGCATTATTTACGTTTCATTGTTACAGTAACATTCGCATCGCTATTCGTGGCGACTAAATGTAAACTTATGAATGtattatctatatacatatacacgctATAGcatgtatacacatatacgcATACATATACATTCTTTGTATCCATACGCGTATATGTGCAGGCTTGCATTTagctttattcttttttccacacttatgatttatatatatatatatatatatatatatatatactaatatataatataataatatatatatatataaatgtatatatatatatatatatatactattgtaTTAATGCTTATGCTCTCTAATCTCTAAAAAGAAACCGTATTATTATTGTCCTGCCGTATTTTTTCCGAGTATTTCTTGGTGTACATACATACAatacacgcacacacgcaCGATTCTGATGCTTATGTAACGTAGTTTATGGAAAGCTCGATAGCATAACCACCAGTGTTCGTCGAGTATAATAGTTTAAAgcgaacattttattattcccgCGCGCTTTTTGTATGAAAACAAAATCACAAATCACGTTCTTATGAACATTCATAGAACACCTTCGTCGTCGAATAGAATATACATTTCTACCGATATTGTAAAgtgttctttatattataattatacgaagAAGAATCTCTActgtatttatatagtttatggCACTAGTTATTCGTTCTATATTTATTGTCCACGAGATGAGAGAAAACAATTGATCGACAGATGGGTGAAGCATCGCgggaataatgttattttcgaCGAGAGAATTCTTTTCGAGatcgaattattgaatttatatgttatttcgGTAACTAGGCAAGCTCGGTCGTTCACGGAAGGCATCGTACGgtgctcattttttttttttaaatcgttgcaTCAACaatcattaacaattttttttttcttgtatttatcTCTTCGCTTTCTCATTTCGTTTGTTTCATGTTTATacgaatgtttcttttttttttattatttttttttattatcataatttttttttttttgttaatttttacataatagtAAATTTAGGAAATAACGGAGACAATCGATGCCGATGAGCGAAAGCTGGCAAAATTACATTAGTAGTCTGTGtgtgttatttaataatacgtacatacatacatcGAGGCGAGCAGGTTGCAAATACTCTCGAATCAGagcaaatatttctatcttttttatatctatatttatatattcatatatttatatatttatatttatatatataattttttttattcatttagtCACTTATACGTATGTAATATTGTCTTCGTAAATTTCCTGCTTTTCCTTCCTGATGTCCTAAACCCGTTGGTCGTGAAAGTATATTCGAAAGTACAGAATTgaggttttcttttcttttttttttttttttttttcaaagtgtgaaaataagaataatgaaattaatagcaAAACTTaacacgaaataaatttttatataaaattatttatagaaagtaaaaaatatttaaggaaTGCcggtaaattaatatatatatatatatcgaacgattaaaaaaa from Apis mellifera strain DH4 linkage group LG4, Amel_HAv3.1, whole genome shotgun sequence includes the following:
- the LOC551302 gene encoding tRNA-specific adenosine deaminase 1 isoform X1, coding for MEDFADKVAQLCLEKYNKLDKNGKPSQKEWTVLSGIVLSKKDGTLSLVALATGTKCLGKIDLMNTKLYEEGCRLSDSHAEILVRRAFLRYLYEQIDFLLNGVKNNVFIIDDKKKIKINDGISFHFFTSQTPCGDCSIFLKEEDNAPPIKIKKYNHNIEIEIKPNVNEKKKQVIKDIYRTGAKCVKSEKYQDPYLPGINYHVVGPLRTKPGRGNPTLSLSCSDKIAKWNLLGIQGSFLSILIPPIKLETIIVGGNSPFSLEAMERGLYKRFNSEIYKLKIIQSKLFFKQQKNSERKNPCPSSIIWCAVRNRDTEIAVEGRKQGATKKKKGSNLLVSRRALFETFLRTCDKYQHSDCNIRHPKKITYLDCKKWSKNYQSLWSTLKSEFFHDWPSKPIQLQTFVL
- the LOC551302 gene encoding tRNA-specific adenosine deaminase 1 isoform X2, translating into MEDFADKVAQLCLEKYNKLDKNGKPSQKEWTVLSGIVLSKKDGTLSLVALATGTKCLGKIDLMNTKLYEEGCRLSDSHAEILVRRAFLRYLYEQIDFLLNGVKNNVFIIDDKKKIKINDGISFHFFTSQTPCGDCSIFLKEEDNAPPIKIKKYNHNIEIEIKPNVNEKKKQVIKDIYRTGAKCVKSEKYQDPYLPGINYHVVGPLRTKPGRGNPTLSLSCSDKIAKWNLLGIQGSFLSILIPPIKLETIIVGGNSPFSLEAMERGLYKRFNSEIYKLKIIQSKLFFKQQKNSERKNPCPSSIIWCARY
- the LOC551302 gene encoding glyoxal reductase isoform X3, whose protein sequence is MTNIVRNVCLSSGYDMPLIGFGTYKIQGRELVYQVVDESLNVGFRSIDTAVGYRNEEDIGYALKNLLPKYNLQRSDIFITTKLPPSVNGDPKGIEQCVQKSLKAFNTTYIDLYLIHWPGATRIPETSTNNPSLRAKTWNKLVDLKKQGFIRSIGVSNFTIKHLQELLQNCKDILPAVNQVELHPHYRQEELIKYCNEKGIHIQAYSSLGTSGNINLLRNPIVLKIASQLNVSSARLLLNWALQQGIGVIPKAVNKEHIKDNIQLDFLIDEESMNILFSLPQIKYAWDPSNVC
- the LOC412596 gene encoding trafficking protein particle complex subunit 12; this encodes MAEENESSTRQKSENSEEVTKEIEADISRYFENASRTIFDEIVSPKSEDFFNIRRSSENRIPDFELLTDQSNEFLKSNSLLDNERLDHSGTNDVHRDVWIPSEQTRKILRSIATSTAGTNSLDRENLTMPGLAVQGDMPNLIKSTAVRFLGEDENIQRHVLTASDVTQDERGLRTLIQAGCYKAAINLSGRLLAVYAQGFGKINQPSKHSPHSLQLWYTRLALLTKLKQIDILENESKPFGNLDKPDMYFTFYPELYGTRPGSMASFSFRLLLAEIPMYCGKAKQALDNLFKLLSIVNQIITNFNAGFNGDGSHIKINCAEQEDAIRLWKARRSRILISITNCAVNMKNYVLGINILEKLCESADWTSEQMDALKASIGRLHLFLGDVAAAEKFLINLHKKDNSLTVRELTDRGLLAVAHNSFQEAYKCFQAAEALDPSNIALINNMAVCLLYTGQLKAAVHLYESMITRNPVKSLQEPILLNICTSYELHTIHCKQPKLHLLNQLNRYKGDSVDIQCLKLPLN